Genomic window (Ailuropoda melanoleuca isolate Jingjing chromosome 7, ASM200744v2, whole genome shotgun sequence):
ATCAACTCAACTGAGACCCATGTACCCAGGAGAGAGCCAGGTGATAAGCAGCAGCTTGGGTAGTCCTtttgggaaaacacacacacagacacgcacacttttttttttaaagtctgccaccgatggggtacctgggtggctcaagtcagttaagcatctgcattcagctcaggtcatgatctcgaggtcttGGGATTAAGCCCcccatcagtctccctgctcagcagggagtctgtttctccctctccctctcctcctctcccccaccccctgcttgtgctctctctctcaaataaataagtaaaatctattttaaaaaaaagtctaggacacctgggtggctcagctggttaggtgtctgccttctgctcaggttgtgatcccggggggtcctgggattaagttccatgttgggcttcctggtCGACGGGGagtctgctcatgctctctctcaaataaataaataaaatctttaaaaaaaaaaaaaaaggtctataaCCAAGATagctcccccttcctcttctagGGTGGGAGGAAGGTTGGTCAAAAGATGGGTGAATTTTGTGATTAACAATTTCGTGCTGAAAGCCAGAGTGCCTATCCAGAAAGTAGGTGGCCTTAAGTGTCCTTAGTTGATAGCTAGGCATCTTCACAGGAGAGATTTACATTTTATCTGGAATAGCTGAGTTCGAGAATTACTCAGAATTTGGAATTCTTAGCCTGCCCCTTCCTTGGCTCTACTCCCAACAATATACTCAAACTAAGGCTGAGGCCACTCAATGCATAAACATCCACCCTTCTGGGCAAATCAGAGTAAGACTGAAAACCAGAAGATGCTGGATGCATTTCAAATTGGCCAGACTAATCCTTCTTTATAAATAAACTAAGTTTGAGAATCAGGTCTTGCTGGGCTTGAATCCTAAGTGTCACCTGTTTTTATGCTCTTGGCCCCACGCGGTGATGTCACTGGAGCCTCTGGGCGGCCTCTGCCACCATCTCTGTCCTCCTGCTCCCTTCAATTCTCTACATTGCAAGCAGGGCGACCTTTCTCAAATACAGTCTGATTCCTCAAAACCTCTTTACCCCGTGGAAGAGTCCAAGCTCTTTACTCTGACTTCCAAGGTCCTGTGTGATGGGGCCACACTCACCCTCACATCTCCCCAACCCTGCCTTGTCCGTTATCCTCCAGCCCTGTGGTGGAAAGAAGAACGGCCGCCTCCTAATCCCTACGACCTATCTGCTGTGTTACCTTAGGGAGTAAAAGGCACTTGGCACTTAAAAGATTCTGAGATAGGAGATTATCCCGAGTTATATGGGTGGGGCCTAAACGTAATCATAAATATCTTTatcagagggaggggagaaattaGGCTACAGAAGAGGAGAAACAATCTGACCAAGGATGCAGCAGGACCCAGGTGCAGCCGGAGGCCAAGGAAGGACCACAGgtaccagaaactggaagaagcaagaaaggatCCTCTCCCCCGGAGTTCCCAGAAGAAATCtgccctgccaacatcttgattttagcgcCCTAAGATTCagtttggacttctggtctccagaattgAAAGAGAACACAgttctgtcattttaagccactaaagttatggtaatttgttacagtagcaggGCAAAACATATATAAACCTTGTCAAATGGCAGTGGTCCTGGACATATCCTGCTGGTTTTTCTTCTGGGGTTGCTCTCCTCTTTCTTGGAGATTCTTCATGCCTTTTGTCTGCTTTACTCCTACCCCTTCCTTAAGATTCAGCTTCAGGACCCCTGCCTGCTCTCCTGGTGGCCACAGACAGGGTGAGGGTCCATCCTCCAGGCATGCACCACACCTGAGCATTTCCTTATCACTGCAGTCACCAAAAGGTCTTATCACGGGGCTTATGTGTCTGCCTCCCCAGCAGGCTGAGTCTCTTCGGGGCAGAAATCGAAAGCTGTTCTTCCTTTAGCCCTCTTTGTGTAGTGTCTAGCACAGGCATTGGCACGTAAGAAtcctcagtaaatgttgaatgaatgaatgagcagtcCCTTGCGTCCGGGACTGAGCCCTAAGAAAATTCCAACTCAACCATCAGCAAGGTTCAAGTCTGACAGCTGAGCTATCCACTGAGAATCTTGCAAAATAAATCCCAGAGGGAACACTTAGAATACCAAGGAataacaaaatattcattttcttgtgggcggtgggggtgtgtgtgtgaggattAGAGCCTGTAATATAGAATGTGGTAATGCCTGATTCTTTCCTAACCTGACATTCCTCGAGCTTCTCAATGTAGCCCCAGTAGTACTGACAGCTCACCTGCTCCATTCTGCAAGTCCATACTTCCCTCATGATTCATCAGGCTCTGTTACTAAACTCTATTCTTAACATATAATATGATTTAGCTCCCAGTAAGGCTCATAACTGAAATTATGCTACTAGCTAATTAatactgtatactttaaatgggatTATAGGCCTCCATTTACTATTTGATAAAGGTATTAAGCTGAAGCtataaatacaatttcattttGCAAACTGTTTCTCTACAAGGACTTTTATCTGACTACTGCAACGTGACTTTCCTCTTTGTCAGACAAGATGGGCTGTCATCTTCTCCAACGTCTATAAATTGAGGGAGACTTTACTAATGAAAGCatgcaaaacaaacaacagaaaactgaaaatgaaccAGAGCAAAGCAATAAAGAATTATAAACTAACTTTAATTGTATCAACAGGAAGAATTTCAAACCATgttgagaatttatattttaaagtttaaatctaGTTAATATATTCTAACTGTAACATAATTCTCTAAAGATAAAAGGACTTGTGATGGCAAATGGACAGAACAATCATTTAGGTAGCATCTAGGAATATTGCTACAATTACTTTACATAAATAGAAATCCATGTCTTTATTAGTAAGGTATCACATCTTAGAGTAAAAATTCACATAGGACAGgcttataaatatacataaatctcAAAATCAATTGCAAGTGAACATTAGGTAcacaattattataaaacaaatataacccATCAGTGTCTATGTAAAGGCATAGTTTTTACAAAAGAGTATTTTGTAGACAGTCTCAAAAAGTATATTAATACTCCTGGAGCCAGACTGTTCAGCATATCAGCGTGACTATGGGAATAAGGCATGTGGAGAAGCTGCATTCACTCATCCAGGTGGCCGGGACGTTGTACGTGATGAAGTGGTAACTACTTTAGTGACCTGGGTGAATGCCACAACCACTGCAAAGAGTCACCCTAGAGAGTCACTCACCCTCCAGAAGGATGGAACCGAATAGCTATTTGCCTAATAACAAGCATCAGTACATTTTAAGTGACAAATCTCAAAGAGCTTGATGATGCACTTCAATGTTCAGTCTCCAGACATATTTAAAATCACACTAGCATAGCCACTATTTTTGTGAAAAGGAACTTATAATCAGGTTGtttattaaatacaaaaacaaggaCGTCCAACTTGAAACTAAATAACTGAATATCTGAATAAGGAAtctaaatacaaaatatgtatagGTTCTATCAACATGCCACTTACTTAGTTAACATTAGCCTTAGTTTCTTAACTAAAAGTATAGACAAGTCAAACTGAACAGAGATACTTTATACATTCTTAACAATTCATATAATGTTGAGTGGAGGAGGCAAGGCTTAATAAAGGAATCCTTTCTACAAACTAAATTCCTATAAACTCAAAGGAAGTTTTGCCTGTAATATGCACAAGGTTTTTGAGTATTCAGGAGATCAGGAACAGGAACAATCCTGACAAAGACCTTCATAGGGGCTTGGCGTGTATCTATAGGCATtcatgtacaaacacacacagagctcGTCatgtatgtacaaatatatatacacacacactgaggaTAATCAAACTGTCCGCTAAACATAACCAGTTCTGTTTAGAGAACAAGGATATACACTACAATTATATACAACAAAGTATACACATCTCAGCATCTGGCCTAGTGAAGgggttttcaaacatttttccaCTAGGATACACGAGGGAGATGCCTTAGTCACCTGTGTAAAAAACTCTCCCCTGGGCGTAACAGATTTAGATAatgcttaaaaagaaatctacaggGAAATAAATTACTCTGAAACATTGTAATCCCCACCATGAATTGCAATTCAATGGTACAAGTCATTCATGATCGCCACAGCTTAGAGATTATTAAAACTGCTGCTTACCCGGTTCCGAATTTACTGCAACAGAGCTGAGCAGCTGAAACAGAGACCGCAAAGCCTAAAATTCtctaccatctggccctttacagaaagtttgagGACCCCAGGCTAGGCCTGAGAATGACACACAGCCTCAGTGGTAACATCTTGGAAGCACAAAATCCAGAATATAGACAGTAAACTTTATTACAGAAGTTGTAACAAAAACTGTCTGGGATGAAAAATCCATCCCTGAGTTGTCCGAACTTCCCGGTGTCCTTAATGACAAAAGCTACCTTAAATTAAGATCATTAAATATGGCTCCTGCATTTTGTCTGAAATCATGGTTATAAATTCAGCTCTGAGACTACAGTGGAACAATAAAAGGGCATGGAGTTCCAAATGAGAAGACCTGGGGTTTTAGGCAAATCACTTCTAAAAATTAACTAAGacaaatatattctttcagtATTGTCCAatctgtgcattaaaaaaaaaaaccaactattaAAAGTCCTAAAATGGCTGATAAAGATTCTAAATGTTTCTGAGAAGaaatttatagaaagaaaaatatacctCTTTCCCCAAACAGAACTATAAAAGTCCTCTTACTTATTGTGAATCAGTAAAGGGGGGGATAAAGCACCTACCTAATTTGAGTGTGCATAGTGGGTTCCATTTCATAAATACCTAAATGAGTGTGCATAAAGACATGAATGTGTAGGAAGTCCTTTCACCTCCCTAGGTCTCAGCTGCCCCTTTGTAAGGTAAGTGCACTAGATTAAATGCCAGCACTGGTCATTTATGCCAAACGtctagcctcagtttcttcatctgtaaaattggattAATAATAGAATCTACTTCCTGTGgggattgtgaggattaaatgggttaatCCACAGAAGGTGCTTAGACCAGCTCTAAATACATTTAGCTGTTATGGTTCTACTTGggcattttataaaaacaaaacaaaacaaatactggTTAGGCATCTCCCCTGTGACAAGCACTATGTTAGGAAATGGGAATACagagataaaacagaaatttattctcatatAAGGTGCGAATAAATGAAGTTGAAGTCtacagaattttaatttcagcGTGCCTATAAACGAACGATCCTCTGGAATGAGTCAAATGCTGTTCTGCATTCCTGGTCTGTTAATTCTTATTTGCGAACAGTAATTATTGTCCAAAATATCAGTTAAGGTTCACTGCAGGGCAAAACAGCACCAACTTTCTATCAGTGTTTCAAAAGTTCAGTGTTTGCTAAAGAGATGGTTTATGGTTTGCTCACAGGTGGAAGAATGCACAAATGTTGGCCAGTCTGGCATTGTATACGAACCAAACAAACTTACCACGGAAGTAGagtttcatttactttttctgtcCGACaagtgtttgctgagcacctacagTGTAGTGGTGTCTGGTACAACCATGAGTAGCAAGAAATGGTTCCCGCGTTGGGGAGCTAGCAAGGGAGGGTGAGCAAGCGATTGCAGTAAAGTGTGATGAGTAACAGGATGGGGAAGCCCAGTGTGCTGCTCGGAGCATGTGGAGGGGGCCTAAACCTATCTAGTCCAGGGGACTGGAGGAAGAGATACTGAAGCTGTGAGCTGAAAGATAAGCAGGAGTTCAGCAAGCACAGGAAGTGGGAGACGCCTGGGCACAGGCAACACCATGAGAGGTGAGTTGAGAACAGCTGTCTTGCGTGGGCATAGCCAGTGAGGAGTGGTGGCGAAAGATGCTTTTGGAGGTAATCAAAATGGATTGCATTTTACCCTAATGGCAATAGGAAGTCAGAGAAAGTTCTAAGCACGAATATGCAAGACTGGTCATCAAGTGGAAACGATTCGTGAAATAATTAGCTTGACCTGAAATGCAAGGAGAGGGAAAATGCATTAATGTATTCCTTCCCTGCCTGCTACAGAGGCTAGCCTGTCTCTCTTTAGTCTTAACCTATTTATAGCTGAAATACTATATACATAAGACAgtgaagtataaaaatatttgcctTCTTATTTACAAAGGGGGTGCCTGCATATTCTGTGTCCTCACCATGGAGCAACCACGATAGCGCGAAGGTGTGCACAGGCTTCCCTCAGCTGAGACTGGAGGGCGCAGTTCCAAGGCAAGGGCAGTGAGGTGGAGCCACAGACTTGAACCAGatgacctgagtttgaatcctacCCAGTTCTTTTGCTCACCTaatgtcatttaacctctctcCATCTGCAATGAGGATTATTTCTCCTACGTCACTTGGTAGACTATATGTCACGGAATCTGTGTTTCCCTTATTTTTGTACAGTTCCAGAATTTAAAAGCTCTCCCCCCAAGGTGGACTTTCACCCTGATGGTAAATTCCAAGGATGGCATTCGAAATCAGTCTCCAGTCTTGTTTAATCACAAAATCCACAAATCCAGCTCTAAAATAATGAAGGGGGCAAGTCAGAGGACTGCAAAACTCTACAGTGGAGATCCATCAGCAACTCAACGACACCCATAGACTCTTTTCCTCTTAGTGGGCTGTTGGCACAGAACTTTTGAACAAAGGAACATTCAGGTTCCTTTGAAAAAAAGGGAATGCGTTAAGTCAAGGCATTATGATAAGTTCTGCAGACTGCTGGTCCAGTTTACAAGTCTGAACATGTTGAACAGAAACTAGATGAACTCACTCTAGGGGTCATCTcccattttctgatttaaaaaagaaatgtcatcttTAAAAAGTTCCTACTCCAAAGCTCCACAATCtccaaaaatgttaatttattttcaaaataccttAAATCTTTATTAAGATGATTTGTctattataatacatatttaatcatACTCAGTGGATGTCGACTCTGATGACAGAATTAGCTATAACCACAGGTGaattgtttaatttataaaataaaagatagaagAGTCCAAATTCTAACCACTAAGAatgcccttattttttttttgatcattAATATAGTTTTACATCTTCAGGAACActcacatttccatttctaacctttccaaacagcaataaaaaaatactttctcatAACTATTCACTGATGGagaagaaatttcaagaaaatttcattttcttatcgtTGTAATCTTTCCCATTCTCCCCATCAGCTGTGTAAATAGCCAAACACATTTATGGAAATTTGAAATCTCTTCTGCCTAAAAGGTTGATTGTGAACCAGGGCCATGTGGTAAAGTTCTTTTGAGTAATACTCCAAGTAACTCTCCCAAGCTGTAGTTGGAAGAATAAAGGTTGTTTAGATTCTGTATGCCTAGCTCTTTCTCTACCTTGTTATGTGTTATCTGACCAAGTGTAGCCAAGGCCATGTGGCTGTGGGTCACCCAAAAAGGTAGCTTTCCTCGACCCCAAATCCCATTCAGTAAGATGGCATTAATAATTTTCATCAAGCCAACTCAGCGATGTTATGAAGCTCAAATAAGAAAACACGTTTGAAAGTGCTTAGAAAAATTTGTAAGTACTTTCCAAAAGTATGGGATCAATATTAAACAATCCTCTTTGATTAGAAAAACAGCTTGCtctttcttccaaaaaactgaaattataggaatcttttttttaaataagaaaagctaaaattatacttcatattctttaaaaatatatttatactaagGACTTCCTAATCTGTTTAATATGTTGGCTTTGCAGCTGTGGTTAAGGGGTTCCCATCAATAAGTAGAAGGTCAGGGCAACAATGAGAAGCAAACAAAACGGAGAAGAGAAGGTTTGATAGGCAGCTGATGgcataaaaatatcttcatacTTGTAAATACTGACAACACGCTCTGAAGTCGGTGGTGAGTCTATGTCATGTCGGGTGATAGAgcctttaagaaagaaagaaaaaggaaggggacagcaaaaaaaaaaaaaaaaaaaagatttaaaatgatatatgcaAACGACAGAAAGACTAGACAAGTCTTTAGCATTGAAAACATAAGCAGGGATAATAAAGATCTGAAATCAGGTATTAGAGCTATCATCGGAATTCTCTGTAATTGTACatacatagaaatagaaagaacacagaaattaCCTAAATTTACCCCCAGAAGACTGGCTCTCATGAATCCACACACCCACCACCAGCACAATATTACTGATCTCTCCATTTCACCCCGCTTTGATGCTTCTTAGTATTTATCGTATGAATGGTAACTTTCAAGGCCTCTGAGGAATTTTATCTTACTAATACCATAAGGAAAACTGTATACTGATTTCAAACATCAAGAGCTACTATTTTTTCTCctcaaatatatcttttatatatggATCGTCAACCACTCCTGACCTCACTATACTTGCTTCTAGACGAAGTCTCTGTCACCGTCCGTGATGCATGAAGTGGTGGCCGGCCCAGGTCAGACCGGAGAGTGTGTGGGTGTGCTGTGCGCGCGTCTGTATGGCTGACAGGCAGAGTGAGGTAGCACAAGGATTAGGATACCAAACAAGTGTTTGAACTAGGGACgttttctctttttaacctgGTTAAACGTGTAAAGAGGGAAAGGCTGTGCACATGGGATGCTTAAGCTGAAGTTGATTCAAAGTGCCTGATCTCCTGAATAAGCCACGTGGAACTTGGGTTAGGTTGACTACAGGCGTGTGAGTTCAGTGCAAAGCTCTCTTGGAAACAGGGCTCGGAGtgagtgtttttttaaagtcctatCTGCTAGGGAAGCCCTGCCAAATTGGACGCGTTAATTCTTTCCACAGATCATTTTCTTTCCACAGATCCGTTCCCCCCTCCCATCTAACCTAACCACCCTCATTGGTCATGTACATGGGTTCCTAGGCTTAACCATGCACCCCCACTTCCCTTGAGGGAAACCTAATCCCATATCCCCTTTAAGCCTCAGCTTAAAGTGCAGCCCCTTCGAGAGACTTTAAGAGAATGGACAGGATTTGATCAATAGAAAGGGATTTAATCATAACGGGTGCACAAGCCTGTATATGGGGTAGGAATATGCCTGTTCTGTTTGAGGACAGTGAAAACACCCAGAGTCCTGGAGGGCTAACCAGGCAAAGTGGGATCAGACTTGAGGAAGGCCTGGAATGTTAGGCTATTATTCCATTTATGTCAGACGAAGACTTTCCCAAGTACAGCACTTTCCGGTTTGTAAAGGAACTTGAAGTACTTGTTTTCATTGAATGCTTACAATGATCCACTGAAGTTGGTATTCTCATCCCCCCATTTTAGATACAGAGAAAGTGGAGTTCAGAATTTAGAAGAAGGCTGAGTATAGCTACCAACAAGGAAAAACCCACACTCAAATCTAAAGTTTTAGGCTCCAAATCCCATGATTTTAAGTGGGTTCATTTCTCCAGGCTGAGATAACATTTATATCTGTGAGTACTGAAAGTACTCACAGATATAACTGCAAATCCATTATTGGGTTCCTGGGAAATAAGCAAATGGGAAAGGTGTCACAAATCCAGCGCCATTCAGATGCTCTCCCCATTAGAAACAGGCCAAAAGgagagcctggatggctcagtcattaagcatgtgcctttggctcaggtcatgatcccagggtccccggactgagccccgcgttggactccctgctaggcgggaagcctgcttctccctctcccactccccctgcttgtgttccctttctcgctgtgtgtctctctctgtcaaataaataaaatcttaaaaaaaaaaaaaaagaaaaagaaaaagaaaaaaagaaacaggttaaagagaaagggggggtcacctgcgtggctcagtcagttaagcacctgcctttggctcaggtcatgatcccagggtcctgagatcgagccccacataggactctgtgctcagcggggagtctgcttctccctctccctctgaccctcccccgcTGCTCATGCTTTTGCTAGCTCAAGAAAGAAACAGGCAAGGAAGGTATAAAATCTCCAGACCAATCAATGGGAACACTtcgaagaagaagaaaaagataaaaagaaaaacagatcagaTTAGGCAACTGAGAGCTGATAAGCACATAGCAGACAAAGAGCAATTGCTAAGAGCCAGGATGAGCTGTTCTCCTACAAGGACCATAAACAACTCCCTTCCATTCTTAGGCTGTTAGGCTTGATCAGCCAGAAGGAATGCTGAAAGACACCATGTAACTTGATTTTGGCAGCCTCCAAAAGGTCTCATGATGTCTTTGGGTCTTTGTGGGGGATCTGCTGAAGAGCCTTGCCAACCAGAGTGAGGTTGTCAATGAGCCGGCATCCACTGGGAAGCTGGTTACAAACGCAGAATCtgaggtcccaccccagacctactgacaCTGCATTTTTATGATACAGCCAGGCAATTCCtgtacacattaaaatttgaggaGCAATGGGCTAAATCATAGGGTAATTTGGTGATCTGTGACTACCAGAATAGTCATAAAGTGAACACGAATGGGATCCTTCAGTCTCTACAGAAGTCTCCAGATGTCCCTTCctgttcaatattttttatatttatttctctctctctccttttttaaagattttatttatttatatgacacagagagagcacaagcagggggagcagcaggcagagggagggggagaagcagacttcctgctgagcaagcagcccgatgcagggctcaatgccaggaccctgggatcatgacctgagccgaaggcagacgcttaaccaaatgagccacccaggcgccccatatttatttattttcaacagtTTCTATATTTAGAGCATAAGAGCTAAGAGTACTCACTGACTTTGAAGTCAGTAGGACCTAGGGCTGAATTTTAGTTCTTCCATTAATTAGTTGTATAGCCTTGAGCAAGTTCCGTAATCtctctaaaatgaggatgataatatcCATACCTCTCAAGGAGGTGGTGAGGAGTAAATGGGAATGTTGTGAGAACTTAATACAGCACATACCCCACAAATAGCGGACAGATGATCCATTCCATTAAGCATAGAGCTCACCATATACTACCTTGTACTGTGTCACCTATGTACGTGTATTCcttgtccatttgtatgtctatGTGCACAGAGGGTCCATTACAACTTCCTAAAGGCAGGATCctatctcctttttcttttacgCTATCCAAACGGCTTATTGCTCCCTTGCCCAATAAAGAATGAACACAAGCAAAGCAGTGTCTGCAGTTTAATCCAGATGCCGAAATGTAAGCTTACCCTGAATGGCTGGACCCCAAGCAAACAGGTAATACCAACTCAGATGCAGATCGACAATTGTCTCATCTCTGGGAACGTTCACGGGGCGTTTAAATCTGCAGGTGACCCGATTGTTCTCAAAGACTCCTTCTTCATCTCTGGCAGGATTTCTCTGGATCTCCTTTGCCCACTGGCCTACATTATAGAAGTGCTGTATGCGGACCCTCCCGTTGTCATCGTGGACACAGGCCATGACGTCATCACCACCCTACCATGAAAAATGATGAAGGGAAGAGTCAAAGGTGTGTCTTTTACAAACATCTCTGCTAAAAAGAAGTTCCGCTCAGATATCCACTTCATCTCTGTAATTTGAAATCCCacccccaaaattatttttattaaaaaagcttTAACCAAGTGACCGAAGTTAGCATGGCAAGAGCGGACATGTGCCTCCGGACGTGACGTTCAAAGAACACATCACCAGCTATTTAGTATTCCTGCTGACAATACAAACTGAACCTAAGcctgaagaaacaaacaaacccaaactgagagtCATTCTACAAAAAATGGTTATAAGTATTACAAAAAGTACTTGTAATCTTCAAAAGGGCCAATGTCATGAAANaaaaaaaaaaaaaaaaaaaaaaaaaaaccaaaaaggggAAGAAACGATTTCAAAATGAAGACTAAAGATTCATGACAACTTAGAGTATTCCTAGACAGAATCTTAagtcataaaaatagaatttctataaAGGGTAGTATTGGGACAACAGGCAACCCTGGAAAATGGACACTGTGTTTGATCATACTATCATACTAATGTTAAACTTCCTGACTTTAATAAGTAGATTGAATCTCCAAACTttccagaaaataataaaaataatagaaagacgCAGAAGcaacagcaggggagagagagaaagcatgtatGGCAAAATGtcatcatttgtaaaaaaaataaaaaagaaagttctggaagtagacagtggtgatggttgtacctGTGAACATAATTTATGCCACTGAggtgcacatttttaaatggttaaaatggtagattttacgttatgtacattttaccacaataaaaagaaagttattcaGTGAATCTGGGTGAAGCATACGTGTACTGCACTATCCT
Coding sequences:
- the FRRS1L gene encoding DOMON domain-containing protein FRRS1L isoform X2, which encodes MTNGSSEKRENPIILYRYKWKTPIKYTNISLLTSFPFRAWVLCENCDVRTPRDDGYPFPTAPPVDPFAKIKVDDCGKTKGCFRYGKPGCNAETCDYFLSYRMIGADVEFELSADTDGWVAVGFSSDKKMGGDDVMACVHDDNGRVRIQHFYNVGQWAKEIQRNPARDEEGVFENNRVTCRFKRPVNVPRDETIVDLHLSWYYLFAWGPAIQGSITRHDIDSPPTSERVVSIYKYEDIFMPSAAYQTFSSPFCLLLIVALTFYLLMGTP
- the FRRS1L gene encoding DOMON domain-containing protein FRRS1L isoform X1, which translates into the protein MGSALLRPPPACRRHPKSCQRLPPAAHFTVSPACCQVTHTWHPRAHILIGHMSLTDGGEQGYPFPTAPPVDPFAKIKVDDCGKTKGCFRYGKPGCNAETCDYFLSYRMIGADVEFELSADTDGWVAVGFSSDKKMGGDDVMACVHDDNGRVRIQHFYNVGQWAKEIQRNPARDEEGVFENNRVTCRFKRPVNVPRDETIVDLHLSWYYLFAWGPAIQGSITRHDIDSPPTSERVVSIYKYEDIFMPSAAYQTFSSPFCLLLIVALTFYLLMGTP